The following proteins are encoded in a genomic region of Fervidobacterium pennivorans DSM 9078:
- a CDS encoding S41 family peptidase — MRKIFKGVLSYVFLAIVVVVSSMILSGASDKELLNYISPLYETLYRINYNYYDIKNVNFNKLIDSAIDGMIKGLGDDFSYYYPPSQMTEQQIEMEGQYGGLGIEVTYDSENRAVKVVSPMYGTPAWRAGLQAGDLIIGIDDQPVSEMEYMEAVNKMRGKPGTSVKLTIKRGSEIIEVTIVREIIQIVPVKSGITEYGNKKIGYVLLTKFNEPVPNELQKALRKLYDKKIDALILDLRNNPGGLLDVAIHVANQFLDAGKVIVSVKDRDGKITERYISQGNNYPKVPMVVLINNGSASASEIVAAALKENGRAALIGQKTFGKGSVQRGFPLSNGGTVFLTIAHYLTPSGKDIHKVGIEPNIKVEETQGTTSTPGKIDAKAYTLTEIEVDQNDPVVKVALDYLVKQLK; from the coding sequence ATGAGAAAGATTTTTAAGGGAGTTCTTTCATACGTCTTTTTAGCTATTGTAGTTGTTGTATCAAGTATGATTCTATCTGGTGCCTCTGATAAGGAGCTGCTGAATTACATTTCGCCACTTTACGAAACACTCTATAGAATCAATTACAACTACTACGACATCAAAAACGTTAATTTCAACAAACTCATAGACTCCGCTATAGATGGTATGATCAAAGGTCTTGGAGATGATTTCAGTTACTATTACCCACCATCACAGATGACTGAACAACAAATAGAAATGGAAGGTCAATACGGCGGGCTTGGTATCGAAGTAACCTACGACAGTGAGAACAGAGCCGTTAAAGTTGTAAGTCCAATGTATGGAACACCCGCATGGCGTGCAGGACTGCAAGCAGGAGACCTTATTATCGGTATCGACGACCAACCAGTGAGCGAAATGGAGTACATGGAAGCGGTTAACAAAATGAGAGGAAAACCTGGAACTTCCGTAAAACTGACAATAAAACGCGGAAGTGAGATTATTGAGGTTACTATAGTTCGAGAAATCATCCAGATAGTTCCAGTCAAGTCAGGGATAACAGAATATGGAAACAAAAAGATAGGTTATGTTCTTTTAACTAAATTCAACGAACCTGTCCCAAACGAATTACAAAAAGCTCTCAGAAAACTCTATGACAAGAAGATAGACGCATTGATTCTTGATTTGCGCAATAATCCTGGCGGGTTGCTTGATGTTGCAATTCACGTGGCAAATCAATTCTTAGACGCAGGTAAGGTTATCGTCTCTGTAAAAGATAGAGACGGAAAAATCACCGAGCGCTATATTAGTCAAGGCAATAATTATCCAAAGGTTCCTATGGTAGTTCTCATAAACAATGGTTCTGCATCCGCTTCGGAAATCGTTGCCGCTGCGCTCAAAGAAAACGGAAGAGCTGCACTCATAGGTCAGAAGACATTTGGAAAAGGGTCCGTGCAAAGAGGATTCCCACTTAGCAACGGTGGAACTGTCTTTTTGACAATCGCACATTACTTAACACCATCTGGAAAAGATATACACAAAGTCGGAATTGAACCAAATATCAAAGTAGAGGAAACACAAGGAACAACAAGTACTCCAGGAAAGATTGATGCTAAAGCATACACGTTAACCGAGATAGAAGTTGACCAGAATGATCCCGTTGTAAAAGTTGCCCTCGATTACCTTGTAAAACAACTCAAGTAG
- a CDS encoding DUF6115 domain-containing protein: protein MSAFHWFVVLASISSLVFAWATYILESFKKRTEKTAIDEEEEKLVELIGKVRIFVDSKLEQLDRKMEEAKALIKDLNEQYVSLAALAVQLQNLLQKTEISSETASNPELKNESFKGNSKNETTENVSDIDTKLSADEKALIQGYVLKNKSTTSTRVLETMKETVDEYAASYEKNEYNEDVAKNKKEVLIFDMYLSGLEPIEIAKKMKMGVGEVQLIIDLMKRQKP, encoded by the coding sequence ATGTCAGCCTTCCACTGGTTTGTAGTTTTAGCATCGATAAGTTCCCTAGTGTTTGCATGGGCTACCTATATATTGGAAAGCTTCAAGAAAAGAACAGAAAAAACTGCAATAGACGAGGAAGAAGAAAAACTCGTAGAACTTATCGGAAAGGTGAGAATCTTCGTTGACTCAAAACTTGAACAACTTGATAGGAAAATGGAAGAAGCTAAAGCTTTGATTAAAGACTTAAACGAGCAGTATGTGTCATTGGCTGCCTTAGCAGTCCAGTTGCAAAACCTATTGCAAAAAACAGAAATCTCAAGTGAAACAGCATCTAACCCAGAACTCAAAAACGAAAGCTTTAAAGGTAATAGCAAAAATGAGACCACTGAAAATGTCTCCGACATCGATACAAAGCTTTCCGCTGACGAAAAGGCATTAATACAAGGATATGTTCTCAAAAACAAATCAACCACCTCAACACGTGTCCTTGAAACAATGAAAGAAACAGTTGACGAATATGCAGCAAGCTATGAAAAGAACGAATATAACGAAGACGTTGCAAAAAACAAGAAAGAAGTATTAATATTCGACATGTATCTGAGTGGTTTGGAACCGATTGAAATTGCCAAGAAAATGAAGATGGGGGTTGGAGAAGTTCAGTTGATAATCGACCTTATGAAAAGGCAAAAGCCATGA
- a CDS encoding response regulator, which produces MIDVLVVDDEKHVRNLLVRMISTAYECNPVEAENVETALKLCDRYKFDLITTDIKFENDENLDGIEFIKRLRLRGIFTPVLIISAFATPENIAEVCKYAPVDYLAKPFTQDELRRKIKDLLDYKKESFERYLREAEGLIHSNFPGDLDKAEQIVRTMFSLMPSSPIPHYLMAEILEKRGNSELAERHRNAAKALDINMKGYRKGDELESD; this is translated from the coding sequence ATGATAGATGTCCTGGTAGTTGATGATGAAAAGCACGTTAGGAACTTGTTGGTTCGAATGATTTCCACTGCCTACGAGTGCAATCCAGTCGAAGCAGAAAACGTTGAAACCGCTCTGAAACTTTGTGATAGATACAAGTTCGATCTGATTACAACCGACATCAAGTTTGAGAATGACGAGAACCTTGATGGGATTGAATTCATAAAAAGATTAAGATTAAGAGGAATATTTACACCTGTTTTGATTATTTCGGCTTTTGCAACACCCGAAAACATTGCAGAAGTTTGCAAATATGCGCCTGTAGATTATTTAGCTAAGCCTTTCACTCAGGATGAATTGCGGAGAAAAATCAAAGATTTGCTTGACTACAAGAAAGAGTCATTTGAAAGATACTTAAGAGAAGCTGAAGGATTAATACATTCTAATTTTCCAGGTGATTTGGACAAAGCAGAACAAATTGTCAGAACAATGTTTTCTCTCATGCCATCTTCACCGATACCACACTATCTAATGGCAGAAATTCTCGAAAAGCGTGGAAATTCTGAACTGGCTGAGCGTCATAGGAACGCAGCAAAAGCATTAGATATAAACATGAAGGGATACCGAAAGGGTGATGAACTTGAGTCCGATTAA
- the amrA gene encoding AmmeMemoRadiSam system protein A encodes MIGEHPYVKWAIEVIENYVKHRRIIEPHEGLPKELFERRAGCFVTLHNTDGSLRGCIGTFMPVRENLAYEIRDNAIAASTRDPRFPPVQPYELDNIIVNVDVLSPYEPVRSIAELDPKKYGIIVQKGWRRGLLLPDIEGVDTVEEQIRIAKLKAGIFDDDFEIYKFTVERYK; translated from the coding sequence ATGATAGGCGAGCACCCTTACGTAAAATGGGCTATAGAAGTGATAGAAAATTACGTCAAGCACAGAAGGATTATAGAACCACACGAAGGTTTACCCAAAGAGCTTTTTGAAAGAAGGGCTGGATGTTTTGTAACCTTACACAATACAGATGGCTCGTTAAGAGGATGCATTGGAACATTTATGCCCGTTCGTGAAAATCTTGCATACGAGATTCGTGACAACGCAATAGCAGCTTCAACTCGTGACCCCAGGTTTCCACCAGTCCAACCTTACGAGCTTGATAACATCATCGTTAACGTTGACGTTCTTAGCCCATATGAACCGGTGAGAAGTATCGCTGAACTTGACCCAAAAAAGTATGGAATAATCGTTCAAAAAGGATGGAGAAGAGGATTACTTTTGCCAGATATAGAAGGTGTAGATACGGTTGAAGAACAAATACGCATAGCTAAACTCAAAGCAGGGATATTTGACGATGATTTTGAAATATACAAATTCACAGTCGAAAGATACAAATGA
- a CDS encoding DUF4897 domain-containing protein: MGNKTMIYLLVFIVLFFLITDVITLMFRGPNFTVEYYNSDVLVGYTDVATITTLSGLKFKSEKKKEEYLTTYEQTSLETFKKYFSEISKDIGKKIEVLDFKSNIKNNASILEITETVVLKGIVQPKNDTYIFDMGQIRMNSVANSTFKVHLPEDVRIESVEPTPTKNLGTLIIWSGEDIKTFPRIVYKRLSLQDHQKEGE; encoded by the coding sequence ATGGGAAATAAAACAATGATTTATTTACTTGTGTTCATAGTTCTTTTCTTCCTTATTACCGATGTTATAACTCTGATGTTCAGAGGTCCTAACTTCACCGTTGAATACTACAACTCTGATGTTTTGGTTGGCTACACTGATGTTGCTACGATAACAACCTTAAGTGGTTTAAAGTTCAAGAGTGAGAAAAAGAAAGAAGAGTATCTAACAACATATGAACAAACATCTCTTGAAACGTTCAAAAAATACTTCAGCGAAATCTCAAAAGACATAGGTAAGAAAATCGAAGTACTGGATTTTAAGTCAAACATAAAGAACAATGCGAGTATCTTAGAGATTACCGAAACAGTCGTTCTAAAAGGCATTGTGCAACCAAAAAACGATACCTACATCTTTGACATGGGACAGATTCGCATGAACTCTGTTGCAAACTCCACGTTTAAAGTACATTTGCCGGAAGATGTTCGAATTGAAAGCGTGGAACCTACGCCAACAAAAAATCTTGGAACCTTGATTATTTGGAGTGGAGAAGATATAAAGACCTTCCCGAGAATCGTATATAAAAGATTATCCCTCCAGGACCACCAAAAGGAGGGTGAATAA
- a CDS encoding tRNA (adenine-N1)-methyltransferase, translated as MIKDGDRVLLYGEDGTKFLVRVEAGKKKGTHLGVVEFDTIIGKNYGDVITIGKTNKSYYLLQPTYIDDIFSMKRKTQIIYPKDSSYIVMKLDIKPGSRVIDTGVGSGAMCAAMARLVGSEGKVYAYERREDFYKLATQNLTEWGLIDRVELKLRDIAFGFDETNVDALLLDVPDPENYIQVCWEALAGGGRIGVICPTVNQVSMVLEKMYELPFIDVEVWETLMRQFKPYPNRLRPVDRMVAHTTYMIFARKVNSFVKIKEESREEQMKETEAIIQSENKNENVNI; from the coding sequence TTGATAAAGGATGGAGACAGAGTCTTGCTATATGGCGAAGATGGAACTAAGTTCCTTGTTAGAGTTGAGGCGGGAAAAAAGAAAGGAACCCACCTCGGTGTTGTTGAATTCGATACAATTATTGGAAAAAACTACGGGGACGTAATTACTATAGGAAAAACAAACAAATCCTATTACCTCTTACAACCCACTTACATCGATGACATATTCTCGATGAAAAGAAAAACACAAATTATTTATCCCAAGGATTCGAGCTACATTGTAATGAAACTGGACATTAAACCGGGTAGCAGAGTTATCGATACCGGTGTTGGTAGTGGTGCTATGTGTGCAGCAATGGCAAGGCTTGTGGGAAGCGAAGGAAAAGTCTATGCTTACGAAAGAAGGGAAGATTTCTACAAACTCGCAACTCAAAACCTCACGGAATGGGGACTTATAGATAGGGTCGAGTTAAAATTGCGTGATATTGCTTTCGGCTTTGACGAAACAAACGTAGATGCACTGCTTTTGGATGTGCCAGACCCTGAGAATTACATACAAGTTTGTTGGGAAGCGTTAGCTGGAGGGGGACGGATAGGTGTAATCTGCCCAACGGTTAATCAGGTCTCTATGGTGCTTGAGAAAATGTACGAATTGCCTTTCATAGATGTCGAAGTTTGGGAAACTTTGATGAGACAGTTTAAACCTTACCCAAATAGACTGAGACCTGTTGACAGAATGGTTGCACACACAACTTATATGATTTTCGCAAGAAAGGTGAATTCTTTTGTCAAAATCAAAGAAGAGTCAAGAGAAGAGCAAATGAAAGAAACAGAGGCAATAATCCAAAGTGAAAATAAAAACGAGAATGTAAACATTTAA
- a CDS encoding potassium channel family protein, translating into MKIIIIGGERVPYFLAKRLIAQGYDVYFVNKDQDLCEEYSKTLNATIVNGDGTSKKVLDQLGIEPNDIVVLLMERDRKNFFIARLVQEYYGVKNVVTLLNNSENLDLFERFGIRTLGVTDLIMRNLEPLLFGSQITRDLEEKTFSKGVAILEITLTWDSNIVHKKIKELSVPEDVVIVGIKRGDNFLIPRGETTLEPGDEIVLVCREEKRMEVLSFFSS; encoded by the coding sequence GTGAAGATAATAATTATTGGTGGTGAACGAGTCCCTTACTTTCTTGCTAAAAGATTAATAGCACAAGGTTACGACGTTTATTTTGTTAACAAAGACCAAGATTTATGTGAAGAATACTCAAAGACACTTAATGCTACAATTGTCAACGGGGACGGCACATCAAAAAAAGTCCTCGACCAGCTTGGGATTGAGCCAAACGATATTGTTGTCCTACTTATGGAAAGAGACAGAAAAAATTTCTTTATCGCTCGTTTGGTTCAAGAATATTACGGAGTAAAGAACGTAGTTACTTTATTAAACAACTCTGAAAATCTCGACTTATTTGAACGCTTTGGTATCAGAACGCTTGGTGTAACAGATTTGATTATGAGAAATTTGGAACCATTGCTTTTCGGAAGCCAGATAACACGTGACCTTGAAGAGAAAACATTTTCTAAAGGTGTAGCTATATTGGAAATCACTCTAACATGGGATTCAAATATCGTCCATAAAAAGATTAAGGAACTTAGCGTGCCAGAAGATGTGGTCATAGTAGGGATAAAAAGAGGCGATAATTTCTTGATACCTCGTGGTGAAACTACACTCGAACCTGGTGACGAGATTGTCCTTGTGTGCCGAGAAGAAAAGCGTATGGAGGTTCTATCATTTTTTAGCTCGTAA
- a CDS encoding TrkH family potassium uptake protein — MLKSYLRIYKAFTLVMFQYAFMALVPTVFCIFYPEEIKNAYPFLITAVLSFIIYFTGFAVRVEEIETIGYREGAVLTIFTWVMISLLSAIPHILLGNLSFSQAVFESVSGLTGTGLTMFTDVTKLSKLLLFWRSFTQYVGSAGFAVLMLGMVLGPRALGLYKSEGRSDNLVPNIRRSAQLILEIYFAYTIAGTIALRLSGMNWFEALNHTMTALATGGFSTRNGSIGEFNNLAIEIVTIVLMIIGATGFGIHYAFWKGNIKAVLKNGEPWLLISSSFGSAIVLSVYAIGKYYENFGKALRYILFQTVSAVSGTGFQTLPLNEEKWIAFSPFMFILIVLMLSGGMMDSTSSGIKQFRIWVILNTLHDSVKGFLMPRGTVRKKIIFKGEQQIIFGDDNIREALLVVSLYLITFVIGSFILMLHGYGALNSMFEFASAMDGVGLSCGVTSPNMPLTAMWTLIIGMFTGRFEFLIVIYAITKVINDLNKKIDETRLSKRINSGVSIK; from the coding sequence ATGCTGAAAAGCTATCTAAGAATATATAAAGCGTTTACGCTTGTTATGTTTCAATATGCGTTTATGGCTTTAGTTCCTACGGTATTTTGCATCTTTTATCCAGAAGAAATCAAAAACGCTTATCCTTTTTTAATTACTGCTGTGCTTTCTTTTATCATATACTTCACTGGTTTCGCAGTGAGAGTTGAAGAAATAGAAACCATAGGATATAGAGAAGGAGCTGTACTTACGATCTTCACGTGGGTTATGATATCGCTACTTTCCGCCATTCCACATATTTTGTTAGGAAATCTTTCGTTTTCTCAAGCTGTTTTTGAATCAGTGAGTGGACTAACTGGCACAGGATTAACGATGTTCACAGACGTAACCAAATTGTCTAAACTTCTTTTATTTTGGAGGTCATTTACACAATACGTAGGCAGTGCAGGTTTCGCTGTCTTGATGCTGGGCATGGTCTTGGGTCCAAGGGCTTTAGGACTTTATAAATCAGAAGGTAGGTCCGACAATCTTGTACCGAACATAAGAAGGTCCGCTCAGCTGATACTTGAAATTTACTTTGCTTACACAATTGCTGGGACAATCGCTTTGAGACTATCCGGGATGAATTGGTTTGAAGCACTTAATCATACGATGACCGCATTAGCAACTGGCGGGTTTTCCACTCGCAACGGTAGTATAGGAGAGTTCAATAACCTAGCGATAGAAATCGTCACAATAGTTCTCATGATTATCGGGGCAACAGGATTTGGAATACATTATGCGTTCTGGAAAGGAAATATTAAGGCTGTTTTAAAGAATGGCGAACCTTGGTTATTGATAAGTTCTTCATTTGGTTCAGCAATTGTCTTATCTGTTTACGCTATAGGAAAGTATTACGAAAACTTTGGAAAGGCTTTAAGGTATATACTTTTCCAAACGGTCTCGGCTGTAAGTGGAACCGGTTTCCAAACTTTGCCGTTAAATGAAGAGAAATGGATAGCTTTCTCGCCGTTTATGTTTATTCTAATAGTACTTATGCTATCTGGCGGTATGATGGACTCAACATCGAGTGGTATCAAACAGTTCCGTATTTGGGTCATACTGAACACTCTGCACGATAGCGTAAAAGGGTTCCTTATGCCAAGAGGCACGGTGAGGAAAAAGATAATATTCAAAGGCGAACAACAAATTATCTTTGGCGATGACAATATTCGGGAAGCTTTGCTTGTCGTATCACTTTATCTGATAACATTTGTCATTGGTTCATTTATACTCATGTTACACGGATACGGTGCTTTGAATTCGATGTTTGAATTCGCTTCTGCTATGGATGGTGTTGGACTTAGCTGTGGTGTCACATCTCCAAATATGCCATTAACAGCCATGTGGACATTGATAATAGGAATGTTCACAGGAAGGTTCGAATTTTTGATAGTGATATATGCTATAACGAAAGTGATAAACGATTTAAACAAAAAAATTGATGAAACACGTCTATCAAAAAGGATAAACTCAGGTGTTTCGATTAAATGA
- a CDS encoding efflux RND transporter permease subunit, translated as MERFAKWYVETILSNQKKVALTLIIISTLLGLYAILGLRINADITGLAPKDDPRFQDLVKYTSEKVTSNTLIVAIDGVKTSNPDTIAKMIKELFENTPYVNHAEPFDNPETLVKYGMLSFGEGTINDTIRYYQSLMRVEPKTLVDFRFWRNVGSALYDLHSYIQSIVEKSGIKKYYLLSPDKELLVMNFSMKKPMSDVKFVTEAIRELKKLSRKFENQNNVKIYFTGGVMSTYEANLQASKDFTLTTFISLVAIILIIILGFGNIWELLILFTGLLMAMGITLGLITLFLRELNIVTTFVNAMLLGMGIDYAMYIVTRIQERFNIEGVSHQSIVDAFIENFRPSFISMATTSLAFLGMLLSPSNAIKQMGFSVALGVVVYFFVFNTLAPIAHNMLLPKFKSRQRETYVRVVDIVRKSRVLMTLTIITTLLLAAVGIYSIINFSYTTSSLVPKKSETNITSELISKKFGSIASSDIVIAAATSEELQSSLEKLKEHGLITSDFSILTFIHNPEKIAEEKSNIYVQVLEITNTPFLEILFRKYGLYESFVSTVDVIKNISSTEDLFKLMEKDIPSLFYEDIHGKKYLLAFVTPAIEIWTGNNIKIFFESIKKIGNIKTYGYTTLFYGIIEELLISTTWVFGIVFLIEFIILYIDFKNVRKAWNIIFLTTLNTLAAFGISYIIGIKTTFITFIVLPIFLGIGVDSLVELDHSIRYGKESIIKTEKAVIMSVLTTVASFGSFIFAQGQLLREFGFVTSAGLIGALLISFCWYLNTAEKSYRETKKVEASNHAINEEDN; from the coding sequence TTGGAAAGGTTTGCTAAATGGTATGTGGAAACTATTCTTAGCAATCAAAAAAAGGTTGCTCTGACATTAATTATAATTTCCACGCTACTGGGCCTTTACGCTATTTTAGGATTGAGAATCAACGCAGATATAACTGGATTAGCACCGAAGGACGATCCAAGATTCCAGGACCTTGTGAAATATACTTCAGAGAAGGTAACTTCTAATACGTTAATAGTTGCCATTGATGGTGTAAAAACAAGTAACCCAGATACCATTGCCAAAATGATTAAAGAACTTTTTGAGAATACCCCGTATGTAAACCACGCAGAGCCATTTGACAACCCAGAAACGTTGGTTAAATATGGAATGCTTTCTTTTGGCGAGGGAACTATCAACGATACCATTAGGTACTACCAGTCACTTATGAGGGTAGAACCGAAAACACTCGTTGACTTCAGATTCTGGAGAAATGTAGGTTCTGCACTTTATGATTTGCACAGCTATATCCAGAGTATAGTAGAAAAAAGTGGTATAAAGAAATATTATTTGCTCTCACCCGACAAAGAACTTTTAGTCATGAATTTTTCCATGAAAAAACCCATGTCTGATGTAAAATTCGTTACTGAGGCTATTCGAGAGCTGAAAAAATTATCAAGGAAATTCGAAAACCAAAATAACGTTAAAATATATTTTACTGGCGGTGTGATGTCCACATACGAAGCAAACCTCCAGGCATCGAAAGACTTTACGCTTACTACTTTCATATCTCTTGTCGCAATTATACTTATAATAATCCTCGGTTTTGGCAATATATGGGAGCTCCTTATCCTCTTTACAGGACTTTTAATGGCAATGGGTATCACACTTGGACTTATAACCTTATTCTTAAGAGAATTGAATATAGTAACCACCTTCGTTAACGCTATGCTGTTGGGAATGGGCATTGATTACGCCATGTATATTGTTACAAGAATCCAGGAACGATTCAATATTGAAGGTGTTTCACATCAAAGCATAGTAGATGCATTTATTGAAAATTTTAGACCATCGTTCATATCTATGGCAACGACATCACTTGCATTCCTTGGAATGCTCTTGAGTCCTTCTAATGCAATTAAACAGATGGGTTTTTCCGTAGCTCTCGGTGTTGTTGTTTACTTCTTTGTTTTTAACACACTTGCACCAATAGCTCACAATATGCTCTTGCCAAAATTCAAAAGCCGTCAAAGGGAAACTTATGTGAGAGTGGTTGATATAGTAAGAAAGAGCCGTGTACTAATGACATTGACAATAATAACTACGTTGCTTTTGGCAGCTGTTGGAATTTACTCAATCATAAATTTCTCATATACAACTTCCAGCTTGGTCCCAAAGAAATCAGAAACAAATATTACCAGCGAACTAATATCTAAAAAGTTTGGTAGCATTGCTTCCAGCGATATAGTCATAGCAGCAGCAACGTCTGAAGAATTGCAGAGTTCCCTTGAGAAACTCAAGGAACATGGTTTGATAACTTCCGACTTTTCAATACTTACGTTTATCCACAATCCTGAAAAGATAGCAGAGGAAAAATCCAACATCTACGTTCAAGTTCTTGAGATAACTAATACACCGTTTTTAGAAATTCTCTTTAGAAAGTATGGTCTTTACGAAAGCTTTGTTTCAACAGTTGACGTGATAAAAAATATCTCGTCAACAGAAGACCTTTTTAAACTCATGGAGAAAGATATCCCAAGTTTGTTCTACGAGGATATCCACGGGAAAAAATACCTGCTTGCGTTTGTGACACCCGCAATAGAAATTTGGACGGGCAACAACATAAAAATTTTCTTCGAGTCGATTAAAAAAATAGGAAACATAAAAACTTACGGATACACCACCCTCTTTTATGGAATTATTGAGGAATTGCTAATCTCTACAACTTGGGTTTTTGGTATAGTCTTTTTGATAGAATTTATAATCCTTTACATCGACTTTAAAAATGTTAGAAAAGCTTGGAATATAATATTCTTGACAACTTTGAACACTCTTGCAGCCTTTGGTATTTCTTATATTATAGGTATCAAAACAACCTTCATTACATTTATCGTTCTACCAATATTCTTAGGAATAGGTGTTGACAGTTTAGTTGAATTAGACCATAGCATTCGATACGGAAAAGAGAGTATCATAAAAACAGAAAAAGCTGTCATTATGAGTGTCCTCACAACGGTTGCTTCATTTGGTAGTTTTATATTTGCTCAAGGGCAGTTGCTTAGAGAGTTTGGCTTTGTCACATCAGCAGGTCTTATAGGTGCTCTGCTTATTTCGTTCTGCTGGTACCTTAACACAGCAGAGAAATCGTATCGTGAAACAAAAAAAGTTGAAGCATCGAACCATGCCATCAATGAGGAGGATAATTGA
- a CDS encoding potassium channel family protein, which produces MNLSPININIPVGLRFYVVVVGCGKVGLEVATRLSRIGFNVTVVDKNPNTLDLLPEDYGGFIVIGDATERETMERAKAIKADLLVTTTEDDSTNYFVSLVGAKIFGIPRVISLVNDRENVPLFIKSGIDVISPIDLTVDTFEHNILEHVEPKVGEKQ; this is translated from the coding sequence ATGAACTTGAGTCCGATTAACATAAATATACCTGTTGGGCTTAGGTTTTATGTTGTCGTAGTCGGTTGTGGCAAAGTCGGTCTTGAAGTTGCAACCAGGCTCTCAAGAATAGGGTTTAACGTCACTGTGGTCGATAAAAATCCCAACACGTTAGACCTACTGCCCGAAGATTACGGTGGTTTTATAGTTATAGGTGATGCTACCGAACGTGAAACAATGGAAAGGGCAAAAGCTATAAAGGCGGACTTACTAGTGACAACAACAGAGGACGATTCAACTAATTACTTTGTATCGTTGGTTGGAGCAAAGATATTTGGAATTCCAAGGGTTATCTCCCTTGTAAATGACAGAGAAAATGTGCCACTTTTCATAAAGAGTGGTATTGATGTAATCTCACCAATCGATTTAACGGTAGATACCTTTGAACACAATATCCTTGAACACGTTGAACCAAAGGTTGGTGAAAAACAGTGA